CTTTAATATGGGTGTAAAGGGAGCAGCTTTAGCTACAGTAATATCTCAAACTTATGTTACCGTAATGGTATTTTGGCTATTTGCAAAATCCAAAAACTTTCCAATTAATTTAAAATTCATTATGCCTGTAGAGAAATCCTTTATAAAAGAAATAATACAAAACGGAGCACCATCCTTTTATATGCAAATCTTTGCAACTGTTGTAAATATTATATTCAATAGAGCTGTGGTTCAGTATGGCAACGATTTATATTTAGCTGCAATGACAATAGTGCAAGCAGTGTACAGCTTTTATCATATGGTGGTTGTAGGTATAGTTCAAGGAGCTCAGCCTATTGCTGGCTATAATTTCGGGGCAAAACGTTATGATAGAGTAAGAGAGACCCTTATCCTTACGCTAGGTTCAGCTTTTGTTATATCTATTAGTATATTTGGAATAATTCAGCTATATCCTTCGATTTTATCTGGAATATTTACTTCGAATCAAGAGCTTCTTAGTCTTACAAACTACTCCATGAAGCTATATTTGTTTATGCTACCACTTATAGGCCTTCATACTGTTAGCTCTCAATATTTCCAAGCTGTAGGTAAGCCTAAAAAAGCTAGTATTTTGTCCTTGCTAAGATATGGACTTATTCTTATTCCTCTTTTGTTTGTGCTTCCACACTATTTGGGTATTCAAGGAGTATTTATAAGCAATGTTATATCTGATTTTATAGCTTCATCTGTAGCAATCTTTTTTATATCAAAAGAGCTATATTATCTTAAATCAAATTTATAGGTATAGCTTAATAAATATACTATTTTCTAATATAAATTAATCTGCACATTTCATTATACTAATATCATAATTCCCATAGAAAATTTAAACTTTTTTATTAAAAAAAGGATTCAAACTTTGATGTTTGAATCCTTTTTAATACTATATGGACAATAAAGTAAATCTATATTGATAACAAATCTATATTTCTTTATGCTTATTGTTTTTCAACAGCTATTTTAGCATCATGTCCATTGATTATATCTTCTTGCATATTGCTTGTTTCACCGTTTACTATTTCTACAGCTAGGGTTTCATCCTTGATGTAATCAGTGTGAATCTCTATAGCCTTTGCAACTTCTTCTGTGGAAGTAAAGTAAACTTTTATCTTATCCATCATTTCTAAATCTTGAGCTTTTCTCATTTGTTGGATTTTTGATATAAATTCTCTAGCAAAGCCTTCATTTATAAGCTCTGGAGTAAGATTAGTATCAAGAACTATAAATAAGTTGTTTTCTGTAGCAACGTCAAAGCCTTCTTTAGGAGATACATTTATAAGCACATCGTCTTTAGTAAATGTAAAGCTTTCCCCTGCTAAATCAAAAGCAATTGAATCTCCATTTTGAAGCTTATTTACTGCTTCTGGAGCATCTAATGCTGAAAGCTTACTTGAAAATTCCTTAAGCTTAGGTCCTAGAGTCTTTCCAAGCGTTGCAAAGTTAGGCTTTAAGCTGAAATTCATATATTGATTGATATCTTTAGAGAAAATAACCTCTTTAACATTTAGCTCTTCTTCTATCAGCGGAAGCAAATCTTTCATTATAGCTTCATAAGATGCATCTATATATGCTTTTCCTATAGGCTGACGAACTTTGATTTTAGCTGCTTCTCTAGATGCTCTTCCTAGTGTAACAAGATTTTTAACAAGGTCCATCTTATGCTCTAGCTTTTCATCTATAAGCTCATCATTACATCTTGGGTAGTGGCTTATATGAACAGATAGCTCTCCAGTTAGCTTTCTATAAAGCTCTTCAGATAAAAATGGCGAAAACGGTGCAACCATCTGAGCTATTCCAACCAAAACCTCAAAGGTTGTATTGTAAACCGATTTTTTATCTAAAGTAAGCTCAGTATCCCAGAAACGTCTTCTGCTTCTTCTGATGTACCAGTTTGATAAATCTTCATTTACAAAATCTTGAATTGCTCTAACAGTTTTTGTCATGTCATATCTTTCAAGCTCAACTTCCACATATTTCTTTAGGTTATTGTATTTTGAAAGTATCCATCTATCTAGCTCAGGTCTTTCATTGTAAGGTATGAAAAACTCCTTAGGGTCTATATTGTCTGTGTTTGCATATAATGAGAAGAAGTTATATACATTTTTAATTGTTCCAAAGAACTTGCTTTGAACTTCTTTAAGTGCATCCACATCAAACTTAGTAGGAGTCCATGCAGGAGACACATAAAGTAGGTACCATCTTAAAACATCCGCTCCATACTTATCGAACATTTCAAACGGATCTACAGTGTTTCCTCTTGATTTACTCATTTTTTTGCCATCTTTATCTAGTATAAGGTCATTTACTAGTACATTTTTGTATGGTGATTTTCCCATTACAAATGTAGATATAGCAATAAGTGAGTAGAACCATCCTCTAGTTTGGTCTATTCCTTCACAAATAAAATCAGCTGGGAACAGCTCATCAAAGTTTTCCTTGTTCTCAAAAGGATAATGATGCTGAGCAAAAGGCATTGAGCCTGAATCAAACCAGCAATCTATAACATCTTTAACTCTAGTCATCTGTTCATTACATTTAGGGCAATTTATATGAATATCATCTACGTATGGTCTATGAAGTTCAATTGACTCATCTATTGGCTCTATTGACTTTTCAACTAATTCACTAATTGAGCCTATTGACTCTTTATGTCCACAACTGCACGTCCAGATGTTAAGTGGAGTTCCCCAGTATCTAGAACGTGATATTGCCCAGTCGTTTACATTTTCTAACCAGTTTCCAAATCTCTTTTCTCCTACATAATCTGGGAACCAGTTAACTGTGTTGTTATTGCTTACTAGCTGATCTTTTAATTTTGTCATTTCTATATAATAGCTTGGCTTTGCATAATATAAAAGTGGAGTTTGGCATCTCCAGCAGTGAGGATAATTGTGGTCCATTTTTTCTTTGCTGTAAAGCTTGTTTTCTGCAGCTAGCCACTTGATAATATCTACATCCAAGCCTTCTTCCATTACAAATCTGCCATCCCAGATAGTACCTATATACTTTCCATCTTCGCCTACTGGCTGAACCACTGGAAGACCATATTTTCTTCCAACATTGTAGTCATCTTCACCAAATGCAGGAGCTGTATGAACTATACCTGTACCATCTTCTGTTGTAACATAATCTCCAAGCACAACAAAGAATGCTTTTTTGTCAGGCTTTACAAATGGCATAAGCTGCTCATACTCAATGTACTCAAGGTCTTTTCCTAAAATTTCCTCTAAAACAGTATATTCGCCTTTTAATACCTTTGGTGCAAGTGTTTTTGAAAGATAGTATATTTCACTTTCTTGTTGTACTTTTACATAAACTTCTGTTGGTGATACTGCAAGCGCTACGTTTGATGCTAGAGTCCAAGGTGTAGTTGTCCATGCAAGGAAATATTCATTTTCTGCATCTTTTCTTTTGAATTTAGCAATCAAAGTGTTTGTTTTAACTTCCTTGTAGCCTTGAGCAACCTCGTGTGAAGCAAGTCCTGTTCCACAACGAGAGCAATATGGAAGAATTTTATGTCCTTCATAGATATAGCCTTCTTTATGGAACTTATCTAAAATCCACCATACAGATTCTATATAATTGTTGTCTAGAGTGATATATGGATTATCCATATCGATAAGATAGCCCATTCTTTCTGTCATCTGTCTCCACAAGCTCTCATACTCAAATACAGATTCTCTACAAGCCTCATTGAATTCTTTAATTCCATATTCCTCAATCTCTTGCTTTGAGCCAAGGCTTAATTTTTTTTCTACTTCAATCTCAACAGGTAGTCCATGAGTATCCCATCCTGCTTTTCTCTTAACCTGATATCCACTCATGGTCTTATATCTACATACAGAATCTTTAAGTGTTCTAGCTAAAACGTGGTGGATTCCTGGCTTACCATTTGCAGTTGGAGGTCCTTCGTAGAATACAAAAGACGGAGAATCCTCTCTGGCCTCTACACTCTTCTTTAGCAAGTCAATCTCATTCCAAAATGCCGTTAAGCTTTGTTCATTATCTTTTACTGCAGCATTGTTCAAGTTCTCAAACTTCATAATATATCTCCCTTCAAATCATATTCCGTACTCAAAATGTAAATCCTTATTATTTCGACAATAAGCTTATAAAATACACTTATATTATCTACACAAAAAAATCCCTGCAAAAATGCAGGGACGAATAATTCCGCGGTACCACCCTAGTTGTTCATGGCATCTAGCCAGAACCTCTCAAATGCACTTAACACGTGCAAGATGAAAAAATCTACTAAATAAAGACTTCTTATTTTCGATTTTTTAGCTCCTAGGTGATTTTCACTGATAATCCTATGTAGAGTTCCCACCTCTTCCTCTACTCTCTGAAATATTTATATCAGTTACTCTCCTAATCATAGCCTTTTTGTATTCATATTTAGTGATTATTTTATACTATATTGTTAAAAAACGCAAGAATTTATTCTATATCTTTGAATGTCTCTTCAATACTTGAAATTCCATCTTCTAGCAAGGATTTAAACTTTCCTTTAAATATTACAAATTCTTTTCTGATGTTTTCGTAATCCTTTTTAATTTGAATAACATCGTTGTTTGCCTGCTCTACAATTTTCTTCGCTTGATGATGCGCCTCATCAATTATAAGCGATGATTTTCTCTGGGCACTTGCATTTACTTCCTCAGCAGTCTGCTGAGCTACAATAAGAGTTTCCTTTAAAGTCTCCTCTATGGTCTTATATCTTTTAATCTGCTCAGTCAGTGCATTTAACTTATCTTTAAGTTCTATGTTTTCCCTATAAAGGTTTTCATATTCCTTTTTGATTTCATCTAAATAGCTATCGACTTCATTTTCGTTATATCCTCTTAAGCCTTTTTTAAATTCTTTGTTTTCTATATCAAGTGGTGTAATCATATATATCCTCCTAAAGTACTTTTTTTACCCTAGCCCTCATTTTGCCTTTTTTAGTTTCAGATATAACTTCATCAAAAATAGCTCTTCCATATCCTTTAAGTGATATCAAAGAGCCGTCCTTAATTTCTCTTGAATTTGTAGTAAATAGCTCAAAATCCACATACAATCTTTCTTTTAATATATATTCTTGAATTTTGGCCCTAGAAAGATTGAAAATTTCAGAAACTACAGCATCAGCTCTTCTCGAAGAAGTGGTGATAATTTTTTCTTGATAATTTGGTATAGATTCTTCAAAATCGTATTCATCTATTATTTTGGCTGTTATTGAAGCCTTGTTTATAGAAGTTAGGTTAAACATTATATAGTGGCTTACATTTTTGTCTGCAATTATATATGCGCAGTCCTCATGAACGTGAATATCTCCTAGCTTTTCCCTTTTTATCCCTAGAGCTAATAATGCTCCTAAATAGTCTCTATGGCTGAGCTTATTAAATTTAAAATTTCCGCTTATTTTTATAATATCATAGGGTTTTTCTAAAGACTCTTCTGCTATGTATTCTGGAAATATCTGTATTATACTCCTTTCGGGCATAGCTGAAGGACTACACTCTCTAAACCCTATAGAATCTAGTCCCTTAAGAATCGATATGAAGTTCTTTTTTTCAAAAGGGTTCATAAAGTCAGTATTCCTAATGTCATAATTGTCAATGACCCCTTCAGCCTTAGAAAGATTTTTAATTATAGTTTTTTTAAGTTCAACATTTTTTATAAAAGAAGTTAGCTTTTCTTTATCCATTTAACTCTCACTTATAAAATAAACAATAGTCTTAAAATTACATTTCTAACAAAACTTAGAAGGAACAAGACAATTATAGGTGAAATATCTATTGGCCCTAGATTTATGTATCTTGCAGTAAATTCCCTAACAGGCTCCATTATAGGCTCAGTGACATTATAAATAAATTTCACTGGCTTAGAATAC
The sequence above is a segment of the Acetoanaerobium noterae genome. Coding sequences within it:
- a CDS encoding DivIVA domain-containing protein, translating into MITPLDIENKEFKKGLRGYNENEVDSYLDEIKKEYENLYRENIELKDKLNALTEQIKRYKTIEETLKETLIVAQQTAEEVNASAQRKSSLIIDEAHHQAKKIVEQANNDVIQIKKDYENIRKEFVIFKGKFKSLLEDGISSIEETFKDIE
- a CDS encoding MATE family efflux transporter, with protein sequence MNQDLESKKIPALLFQLSLPAITSMLISAVYNIVDRIFVEKISPLALSGVGITMPIQILQMAFVLLIGIGSSTLISIKLGEKKAHEAEVILHQAYKYIMISMALFSLIMILFMNPILDILNVSKEVYPYAKDYIFIMVIGSIFGLPGFCLNNSLRAIGKASISMKIVVSSAVINILLDPLFIFTFNMGVKGAALATVISQTYVTVMVFWLFAKSKNFPINLKFIMPVEKSFIKEIIQNGAPSFYMQIFATVVNIIFNRAVVQYGNDLYLAAMTIVQAVYSFYHMVVVGIVQGAQPIAGYNFGAKRYDRVRETLILTLGSAFVISISIFGIIQLYPSILSGIFTSNQELLSLTNYSMKLYLFMLPLIGLHTVSSQYFQAVGKPKKASILSLLRYGLILIPLLFVLPHYLGIQGVFISNVISDFIASSVAIFFISKELYYLKSNL
- a CDS encoding YggT family protein; the protein is MWAIRTAVNYFFEIVQLLVLIRVILSWVPNVNMYSKPVKFIYNVTEPIMEPVREFTARYINLGPIDISPIIVLFLLSFVRNVILRLLFIL
- a CDS encoding YlmH family RNA-binding protein, whose product is MDKEKLTSFIKNVELKKTIIKNLSKAEGVIDNYDIRNTDFMNPFEKKNFISILKGLDSIGFRECSPSAMPERSIIQIFPEYIAEESLEKPYDIIKISGNFKFNKLSHRDYLGALLALGIKREKLGDIHVHEDCAYIIADKNVSHYIMFNLTSINKASITAKIIDEYDFEESIPNYQEKIITTSSRRADAVVSEIFNLSRAKIQEYILKERLYVDFELFTTNSREIKDGSLISLKGYGRAIFDEVISETKKGKMRARVKKVL
- the ileS gene encoding isoleucine--tRNA ligase; this translates as MKFENLNNAAVKDNEQSLTAFWNEIDLLKKSVEAREDSPSFVFYEGPPTANGKPGIHHVLARTLKDSVCRYKTMSGYQVKRKAGWDTHGLPVEIEVEKKLSLGSKQEIEEYGIKEFNEACRESVFEYESLWRQMTERMGYLIDMDNPYITLDNNYIESVWWILDKFHKEGYIYEGHKILPYCSRCGTGLASHEVAQGYKEVKTNTLIAKFKRKDAENEYFLAWTTTPWTLASNVALAVSPTEVYVKVQQESEIYYLSKTLAPKVLKGEYTVLEEILGKDLEYIEYEQLMPFVKPDKKAFFVVLGDYVTTEDGTGIVHTAPAFGEDDYNVGRKYGLPVVQPVGEDGKYIGTIWDGRFVMEEGLDVDIIKWLAAENKLYSKEKMDHNYPHCWRCQTPLLYYAKPSYYIEMTKLKDQLVSNNNTVNWFPDYVGEKRFGNWLENVNDWAISRSRYWGTPLNIWTCSCGHKESIGSISELVEKSIEPIDESIELHRPYVDDIHINCPKCNEQMTRVKDVIDCWFDSGSMPFAQHHYPFENKENFDELFPADFICEGIDQTRGWFYSLIAISTFVMGKSPYKNVLVNDLILDKDGKKMSKSRGNTVDPFEMFDKYGADVLRWYLLYVSPAWTPTKFDVDALKEVQSKFFGTIKNVYNFFSLYANTDNIDPKEFFIPYNERPELDRWILSKYNNLKKYVEVELERYDMTKTVRAIQDFVNEDLSNWYIRRSRRRFWDTELTLDKKSVYNTTFEVLVGIAQMVAPFSPFLSEELYRKLTGELSVHISHYPRCNDELIDEKLEHKMDLVKNLVTLGRASREAAKIKVRQPIGKAYIDASYEAIMKDLLPLIEEELNVKEVIFSKDINQYMNFSLKPNFATLGKTLGPKLKEFSSKLSALDAPEAVNKLQNGDSIAFDLAGESFTFTKDDVLINVSPKEGFDVATENNLFIVLDTNLTPELINEGFAREFISKIQQMRKAQDLEMMDKIKVYFTSTEEVAKAIEIHTDYIKDETLAVEIVNGETSNMQEDIINGHDAKIAVEKQ